From a single Lolium rigidum isolate FL_2022 chromosome 7, APGP_CSIRO_Lrig_0.1, whole genome shotgun sequence genomic region:
- the LOC124674559 gene encoding two-component response regulator ORR42-like has protein sequence MTSYVEGSPVKALIVEDSAVETMILSAMLRKFHCEITTAKNGKEALQMFLEGKKFDIIFCDKDMPVMSGPEAIEKIRALGEIHVKIVGVSVGENGQEAFMRVDADEFLPKPMELDVVGAIIQEVIKKKNNDTV, from the exons ATGACATCCTACGTTGAAGGATCCCCGGTTAAGGCACTTATTGTTGAGGATTCGGCTGTTGAGACCATGATTCTCTCCGCCATGCTGCGTAAATTCCACTGCGAGATTACTACGGCTAAGAATGGGAAAGAAGCATTGCAAATGTTCCTCGAGGGGAAGAAGTTTGACATTATTTTTTGTGACAAGGACATGCCCGTAATGTCTGGGCCTGAG GCAATTGAGAAGATCCGTGCTTTGGGAGAAATTCATGTGAAGATTGTTGGAGTATCAGTTGGCGAAAATGGCCAAGAGGCGTTCATGAGGGTCGACGCTGATGAATTTCTGCCCAAACCAATGGAGCTTGATGTTGTCGGGGCTATAATTCAAGAGGTCATCAAGAAGAAGAATAACGACACTGTCTAA